gtttctcagataaaaattgcaaagagtttgaagttatcatcatctacagtgcataatatcatccaaagattcatagaatctggaacaatctgtgcgtaagggtcaaggccggaaaaccatactggatgcctgtgatcttcgggcccttagagggcactgcatcacatacaggaatgctactgggaatggaaatcacaacatgggctcaggaatacttccagaaaacattgtcggtgaacacaatccaccgtacCATTCGGCGTTGCCGGCTAAAACCcgtataggtcaaaaaagaagccatatctaaacatgatccagaagcgcaggcgttttctctgggccaaggctcatttaaaatggactgtggcaaagtggaaaactgttctgtggtcagacgaatcaaaatttgaagttctttttggaaaactggtactccatgtcatccggactaaagaggacaaggacaacccaagttgttatcagcgctcagttcagaagcctgcatctctgatggtatggggttgcatgagtgtgtgtggcatgggcagcttacacatctggaaaggcaccatcaatgctgaaaggtatatccatttacatttacatttagtcatttagcagacgcttttatccaaagcgacttacaaattaggacaatggaagcaatcaaaaacaacaaaagagcaatgataagtaagtgctataacaagtctcagttagcctaaatgcagtatacgtagcaagggctttttaaataataaaataaaataaaaagaaaaacagatagaatagaaaaagaatagagcaagctagtgttagagattatttttttataattgtataataaatgaaaagaaaatagatagaatacaaaaagattagaaaggtagttagattttttttttttttaaatagaattagaatagtgagtgcaaaagttagagggtcaaataaagatggaagagatgtgttttaagccgattcttgaagatggctaaggactcagctgttcggattgagttgggcaggtcattccaccaggagggaacatttaatttaaaagtccgtaaaagtgactttgtgcttctttggtaTGGCACAATCAAACGACGTTcaatatccaagttctagaacaacatatgctcccatccagacgacGTCTCTTTCagagaagaccttgcattttccaacatgacaatgccagaccacatactgcatcaattacaagatgatggctgcgtagaagaaggatccgggtactgaaatggccagcctgcagtccagatctttcacccatagaaaacatttggcgcatcataaagaggaagatgcgacaaagacctaagacagttgagcaactagaagcctgtatttgacaagaatgggacaacattcctattcctaaacttgagcaacttgtctcctcagtccctagacgtttgcagactattataaaaagaagaggggatgccacacagtggtaaacatggccttgtcccaactttttttgagatgtgttgatgccatgaaatttaaaatcaacttatttttcccttaaaattatacattttctcagtttaaacatttgatatgtcatctatgttgtattctgaataaaatattcagatttgaaacttccacatcattgcattctgtttttattcacaatttgtacagtgtctcaacttttttggaatcgggtttgtacttttcttttttattattattattattattaatattattattattattattaataaaataaaaataataataattgtattttttcccaCTACAAAATTACAGTTTATGCAGTTGAATGAGGAGAATATTGAGCTGCCGTTTGTTGAACACAGCCAGTGTCAATGCAGGTAATGCACAGGTTTATGACTTAACATTAAAAGCAATAATTGCTTTATAATTTCACAGAACCTCAGTTAAGCGTATGTCTGTATGATTTACaattgcaagtcgctttggataaatgcgtctgcaaaatgactacaTGTAAATGTAGATGTGGCAAAGTTAACTTCTCAtggtgttttaataataataattattattattctctttcTTCTTAACAGGTTCAGAGACCAACTATGATGCTTATTGGAAACAGCTCATCCATGCCATAGATATTGTAATCTGCTTATTTAAccagttgttttatattttatcaagttatttaaatgaattagtaTTACTAACActactaatatattaaatataataataacaacattacttttatatttaatattatgtaaaacatgttggtttatttaagaaaaacatttgcgGTTCACTtaagtataattatttattgtaactttcgtttactttcaaaaacattttttcatgcaATTGTTTTTTATGCAAATCCATCATACAAGACGAAATAAGAACAGACATTGCTTCTAGTAAAAGTAAGCTATTGCATTAATATATAAGATGAGAACATAATCAGAAAGAATGTCAAACATGGTACATATTCTGAATCTGGTGCCTATGTTTTGATTGctttaataaaagattttaaCTCAAACATCATCATAACTAACATAACATAACTTAAACTTAACAGTATCTTATCAGTATCCATACATCTGCTTGATAACTGCAACTCACTGCATCATCTTAAATTAAAACATAGTTTCACAGCGCCACCTTTGTTTGGACAATGATAAGAGCTCGCCTTTAAAGAATACGTGGCAGTGACGTCAATATCTGTGTTAAGACCCGGATATTATTCACAACCTGCACACAGTTCAACCATCAGAGAGGCAGAGTGGTGAGAAATGAATCTTTGTATCTTTCAGCTCACATGTTGTTATCACCCCTTCACAAATGAAAAATCAGCGGTGCTCGAGTATTCATGTATTCAGAAGCATGTGACGTTTTTCATTGTTTGACCGATGAAAACATTATAATCATATATTCAGCTACACATTTAGCTTAGCAGGTAGCAAGAGCTGGCTTTCAGAAAAAGAGTATGaaaatgattgcaaaataatgagATACGCAGATGACATACCGCCACACTAGCGCAATCTTTTGCTTTTAAAAACGGTGACATTGCGCAGATGACAGCAATAGAGAAGTTTCTAGACGTGTTCTATTCAAAACAGCTGTGTCAGTTAAATTgatcagtgacagtaaagacatttacaatgttacaaaagattgttATTCcaagtaaaagctgtttttttttatctttcagttaatcaaagaatcctaaaattaaaataaaagtaaaattggAAGGGAGTTTTGCTGTTAAAACACTTTGATTTCTCCTTTCTTGTCATAAGGTGATGAGTTGGTGCATCCATGAACACACGTCGGCGTCACTGTCCTAAAAGCAGCCAGAACGGGGTGTACACTGGGCCATCTCAGACCCAGTCCCAGCTGGTCCAGCAGCTGGAAGCCCCCCTGGCTGTCCCAGCACCCATCACCCCTATCGTAGACACATTCAGCATGTCCTGCCGAGACCGTACCAGCGAGTTTCAGTCGGCGTGCAAGTCCCTGCAGGGGAGACAGGTGCCACAACTATTAATGCATATTGTCCAGTAACCTGCGAGTGGCTACTAGGTTTAATAATATAGTCTCCATTATATCACTTTTTCTacacaataataaacaacaacctAAAAACACAAACTTGTTCTTTTCCAGAATGCAGCACAACCTGTCAGAGCTGTCAACAGTGCAGTTAGACAGCGGAGTGAATTCACCGTCTTGGCTAAGTGAGTTAAACTCAGTCACTTTACCTGGATTCTGATCATTCTGATGATGATCAAGTCGCATCAATACACATGCATAGTCTGCTTAACTTAATAACACTTTGGTAATCTTAATATCAAGATGAGCTCAAACTGCTTCTTACTCTCTAAATCAGTCACAAGTACAATTATGTATGCTCGTACCAggataaacaaaaataagaaaacaaaaagagaaaataaatgataacaataataataaatatgtatatttgcaCAGCATCATTTAAAGAATACTATGAAGGAAAGTTTATTCACTCAAAaagtgtataataatatataaaagtgtcaaaagtttatttaaagaatttaattatttatttttaaaaaataatcattttatttagcaaggaaagtgacagtaaagacatttaaatgtcaCTCTTgaacttttgatttattaaaaaaataatggaaaaaaagtatcacggtttccacaaaaaaaatattaagcaacacaacagttttcaatataagaaatgtttcttgagcagcattttcatcacataaataaataaaatatattaaaatagaaaactgatatttttaattgtaataatatttactgtatttttttaatcaattaaatgcagcttggtgagcataagagactactttcaaaaagatataaaaaaatgtaatgttagtgcttttgtttttcaagaattaattttcattatgatatcaggacagttgtatcagattgacatttttgacattgttaaaaatacaaaaagtaatattttttaattttgtggtaacaaaagataaataaaaataaatgaccatCATGTGATTGACCTAAACGTCAGACTTAAAATTTGTGAATCATCATTTAGCTGACTCTGACTGCTGTCAGCTTTTGAAGCTCCACATACTTCAGtctattgtttgtttattgatgaaGATCGGATCAAACTTTATGACCAATTTCCTGGAAAATCCAGAGGTTTACTGTCATTAGTATTGGCACGAGACACTGCATTTGACCTATAATTTATTCAGACCAACTTAAACTTTAATGGTCCATGGTATTTCATCGACTTGGCCTTATGACAGATATTGACTGCATCTTATTAACAGGCGAATTGGAAGAGACCTCAGCAACACTTTTGCCAAGTTGGAGAAGCTCACAATCCGTAAGTATCTCGTCTCCCTCGCCATCTCACACATGTACCACTGCAGACTGTTTTGACGTGTAACTCAGTCCATTTTTACTTGCAGTTGCCAAAAGAAAGTCCCTTTTTGATGACAAAGCAACTGAAATTGACGAACTCACTTACATTGTGAAACAGGTCAGGATGATTGTTACTTCCCCTTTGCCAAGGACACATTATTCTGTCAACCTATTTCATAATGTAATGTGTCTCATAACTGTCTGTCTGTTCACTCAGGACATTAACAGTCTAAATAAGCAGATAGCTGGCCTGCAGGAAGTCGTTCGATCACGGGGTGGACAGAATGGCAGACACCTTCAGACGCATTCCAACAGCATCGTAGTCTCATTACAGGTATTAACCTCTGGCCTTTCTGCTCAATCACAAAGATGTCTAGTGGGCTTCTGCTTGAAATTAAAACCTGTTTTctgtattcaaaacaaacatcCATCTAAATCAACTTAAATCAAgtcattcaagtaagaaaaaacataattaaactaactattttatttttatagatacatcaatcaacaaaaaaatatattcaaataaatctaATCTTActctgttttctctctgtttaGAACTTAAAACAGCAGAGAAGCAGGCAAGAGCAATTTTCTCAGACTCCTGCCTCGTCCTCCTCTTTCCACACCAACAGCTTCAGTAAGAGCATCTCTACTTGTGAAAAAGCACACATTGTCCACCTTTAAACATTTATGTAGTCATCTTTCCCTTTTGCTTCTCTTTCAACAGACAATTCAGTGCTTATGCAGGACGACTCCAAGAAGACGGATATATCTATAGATATGGACCTCAGCTCCAGTCAGCAGATGCAGTTAATCAGTGAACGGGTATCGTTTGTTCACCggttgttttattattgtacagCTGCAGGGAAACTGATTCAAGTAAGTTTGAATCTCTGCTGTCATGTGTTTGTTTAGGATTCATACATTCAGAACCGTGCTGACACTATGCAGAATATAGAGTCCACCATTGTGGAGCTCGGATCCATATTTCAGCAGCTGGCTCATATGGTGAAAGAACAGGAAGAGACTGTACAGAGGTgaggaaaaaaaactgcatttatttgagagaAACTGTAAGtggaactgaaaaataaattaagggctaaataacaatttaaacaacCAAAACTAATGATGGAATACATAATGGAATTactgaaacaaatcaaaaatcaaaaaataaaagctaattccaaatagggctgggcgatatatctaacgatataattatgcgcatctagtcagtaaagccggttccctgattagcgctaaatcaccatcacctgctttcaaatggagcggcatttaatagacagagccgtagatcactgacaagctacgcaatatcgcgttgattatcgaaggcgatacatctgccataatgaacgcgatatagcgtagcttgtcagtgatctacggctctgtctattaaatgccgctccatttgaaagcaggtgatggtgatttagcgctaatcagggaaccggctttactgactagatgcgcataaTTATATctttagatatatcgcccagccctaattccAAGCAttcaataaaatggaaataatactaaagtaactCTGATCTATACCCAGAAATGTAGGTCAAATTCAAACAccagtcttttatttatttatttatttttgttccattttCAGTGTCTAATCAATAAGCGAGTGTTTTCCCCATTTGCTTCCATTTGTGGTTTGATCATCACTGTCTATGATCATAATGAAAAGCTCTCTGCTATTGTATTTGGCTCTTTTACAGTtagccagtaattttttttttttcttcaattgatTTGGTAGAATAATGGTTCCAGTTGCTTTGAATAGACCAGCATCTTGACTCCAGTTAAACATCTtcacacatacactaccattcaaaagttaggggtcagcaagacttttttaaattatacttttatttattagcaATGCAATAGTTTTatcaaaagatttctgtttcaaataaatgcttttcttttaatttgatcaaagaatactgaaaaaagtatcagtttccacaaaaataggaaCAAAggtattttcaacattgatttcttgagcataaaatcagcatatttctggAAGACCATGTGATGCTAAAcattggagtaatgactgctgaaaattcagagcATAAGATTataaacaacaaacttttaaaGAGTAGTGTTATTTACACTATGTATGaacaaacaataattatttcCATTGAACTTCTCTCTTCCCTGACAGAATTGATGCCAATGTAGAGGACACTCAGCTGAACGTGGAGCTAGCGCACTCAGAGATACTCAAATATTTCCAGTCCGTGTCCAACAACCGCTGGCTGCTCATCAAGATGTTCCTAATCCTCATCATTTTTTTCATCGTCTTTGTGGTTTTCATGACCTGACAGATTTCAAGAATTGGGTGATTCTCGGTATTTGAGGAATGAAAGGGGCTGTTCTCTcagtcttctttttttcttttctctgctctTTCTCTGCTCACTGGCTGCTGAGCTCTGTTATAGTGATCTCAATTCTATATATGCAGGGCATTTGTCAGTTTGTAGTCGATTTAAAACAGTTTGTCCATTTAAATTTCAATCTGATATGTTTCTGTATCCGTAGAGCAGACTCTTGGAAATTATTGTCTATAATTTAGTTTTCTAAATCACACAGATTGCAGAGATATCCTTGAGTAATGCCAGCAATCGTTTCATGGATAAAGAACCACCATTTTAACAAATTCTGTGTGACTTTTGATTGTATTAATCATGATACACACCTTTAGACATCATGTGTTCTGAGACCTttttatacatttgcattttgtCTCTCTGttgtctaaatattattttagagaaGACTTTATTTAGGGGTTAGTTACAGAACCCCTCTTATATTCTGCCAGCTGCAGTAGACTACCTAGTCACCTCAAATGACTTCTACACTTTTATGGTGACTGACTAGAGGTTTTAATGTGTGTTCTTTCTAGTTTGGATTTTGAGATCGATTACCCCTTTTGCACAACTTGTGAATACAGCTAGTTCAGCAGGTGAGAATTCAGTATTTGGAGCTGAATCATGAAAGTTATACAATTCAGacaggatttatttttaatttcattgggTGTTTTAATCATTCTTCACAAGCTTATTTGTACACTGCCATTTTGCCCTTTCAGTATATCTCTGTGTACGGTCTCAGGGGGGTCCATAAGAATACCGCTTTCCAGATCTCAAcgtaaatggtgttttttttt
This window of the Cyprinus carpio isolate SPL01 chromosome A21, ASM1834038v1, whole genome shotgun sequence genome carries:
- the stx5al gene encoding syntaxin 5A, like — translated: MNTRRRHCPKSSQNGVYTGPSQTQSQLVQQLEAPLAVPAPITPIVDTFSMSCRDRTSEFQSACKSLQGRQNAAQPVRAVNSAVRQRSEFTVLAKRIGRDLSNTFAKLEKLTILAKRKSLFDDKATEIDELTYIVKQDINSLNKQIAGLQEVVRSRGGQNGRHLQTHSNSIVVSLQVLTSGLSAQSQRCLNLKQQRSRQEQFSQTPASSSSFHTNSFNNSVLMQDDSKKTDISIDMDLSSSQQMQLISERDSYIQNRADTMQNIESTIVELGSIFQQLAHMVKEQEETVQRIDANVEDTQLNVELAHSEILKYFQSVSNNRWLLIKMFLILIIFFIVFVVFMT